The following are encoded together in the Corynebacterium jeikeium genome:
- a CDS encoding hemolysin family protein, translating to MDIVLSLVGLVLFVLLTAATGLFVAVEFAMTGLERSTIDEHARTKGDGTAKLVQKAHGQLSFLLSGAQLGITITTLATGYLAEPILAKFFDPLLEAAGLSQAAAMPIALVLSLIVATVLSMVFGELVPKNLAITHPIEAARATIRPAWTFNVALKWFINGMNATANAVVRKLGIEPADELASARSAEELSALVKNSTGNGGFTESKARILDLSLRFSDASAEDVMTPRSTVESLTVEETAQDLIELALETGHSRFPVTRGDLDETVGVVHVKDALTIPHDSRPTTTLNKLMKNVPSVPDSLSGDDVLNQVRAAGSQLVMVVDEYGGTAGIVTIEDVVEEILGEVWDEHDDVEEDKEVRKTGTHWEVSGLVRTDELPDAVGYTAPEGDYDTLGGLIMATLGRIPAEGDEVLLPVGDNEMMESFETGMSGRWRATVKEMDNRRVDKVLLQPLTKEEAN from the coding sequence GTGGACATAGTTCTTTCCCTAGTCGGGCTAGTCCTGTTTGTGCTGCTGACGGCCGCCACCGGCCTGTTCGTGGCCGTGGAATTTGCGATGACGGGGCTAGAGCGCTCCACCATCGACGAGCACGCACGCACCAAGGGCGACGGCACTGCGAAGTTGGTGCAAAAGGCGCACGGGCAGCTTTCCTTCCTGCTATCCGGCGCGCAGCTGGGCATTACGATCACCACCCTGGCAACGGGTTATCTGGCAGAGCCGATCTTGGCGAAGTTCTTCGACCCGTTGCTGGAGGCCGCGGGTCTGAGCCAGGCCGCCGCCATGCCGATCGCGCTAGTGCTGTCCTTGATTGTGGCGACGGTGCTGTCGATGGTGTTCGGCGAGCTGGTACCGAAGAACCTGGCGATCACCCACCCCATCGAAGCGGCCCGCGCTACGATCCGTCCCGCATGGACGTTCAACGTGGCGCTGAAATGGTTCATCAACGGCATGAACGCTACAGCGAACGCGGTTGTGCGGAAGCTGGGTATCGAGCCGGCGGACGAGTTGGCGTCCGCACGATCGGCCGAAGAGCTCTCGGCGCTGGTGAAGAACTCAACGGGCAACGGTGGGTTCACCGAGTCTAAGGCGCGGATTCTGGATCTGTCGCTGCGGTTTAGTGACGCCTCAGCGGAGGATGTGATGACACCCCGGTCGACCGTCGAATCTCTGACTGTCGAGGAGACCGCGCAGGATCTGATCGAGCTGGCGCTGGAAACCGGGCACTCGCGCTTCCCCGTGACCCGTGGGGACCTGGACGAGACCGTGGGCGTGGTGCACGTGAAGGATGCACTGACCATCCCCCACGACTCGCGCCCCACCACCACTTTGAACAAGCTGATGAAGAACGTCCCCTCCGTGCCGGATTCTTTGAGCGGCGATGACGTGCTGAATCAGGTGCGGGCCGCGGGCTCGCAGCTGGTGATGGTCGTGGACGAGTACGGCGGCACCGCCGGAATCGTGACGATCGAGGACGTGGTCGAGGAGATCCTCGGCGAGGTGTGGGACGAACACGACGACGTGGAAGAGGACAAGGAAGTCCGCAAGACGGGCACCCACTGGGAGGTTTCCGGCCTGGTACGCACCGACGAGCTTCCAGATGCAGTGGGCTACACCGCACCGGAGGGTGACTACGATACGCTCGGCGGGCTGATCATGGCCACGCTGGGGCGCATCCCCGCCGAGGGGGATGAGGTGTTGCTGCCCGTCGGAGACAACGAGATGATGGAGAGCTTCGAAACAGGTATGTCCGGGCGCTGGAGGGCCACCGTCAAGGAGATGGATAACCGACGCGTGGACAAAGTTCTGCTGCAGCCGCTGACTAAGGAGGAGGCAAACTAA
- a CDS encoding PaaI family thioesterase, with amino-acid sequence MSNIFIELSRVATERDLTAQEIATLNELLAKHPTLDRTLGVQYRAIGPDKLQLALEVTEDHLQPWGVTNGGVYASLGETAGSMASFVAAGAGPAVVGTSNQTHFLRPSVKGDVIVSTAQAEHIGRTTHLFRVEHKNEKTGKTCALTFLKTQVVPDMPKG; translated from the coding sequence ATGTCCAATATTTTCATTGAACTAAGTCGCGTTGCCACTGAGCGCGATCTCACCGCGCAGGAGATTGCCACCCTCAACGAACTGCTGGCCAAACACCCCACCCTCGACCGGACCCTCGGCGTGCAGTACCGTGCCATCGGTCCGGACAAGTTGCAACTGGCTCTCGAGGTCACCGAGGATCACCTGCAGCCCTGGGGTGTGACCAACGGCGGCGTGTATGCCAGCCTGGGGGAGACCGCCGGTTCCATGGCCAGCTTCGTCGCCGCAGGTGCTGGCCCGGCTGTAGTGGGTACCTCGAACCAAACGCATTTCCTGCGACCATCCGTCAAGGGCGATGTCATCGTCTCCACAGCCCAGGCGGAGCACATTGGACGCACCACGCACCTGTTCCGCGTGGAGCACAAAAACGAAAAAACCGGCAAAACTTGCGCCTTGACCTTCCTCAAGACGCAGGTAGTGCCGGATATGCCGAAGGGCTAG
- a CDS encoding hemolysin family protein: MGDIWAIVFAVFLLALNGYFVAVEFALISSRRDRLDSMIAAGNKRAKRVLYASEHLSIMLAGAQFGITIASLLLGKVGEPAIAHLIEAPFEALGLPPELLHPVSFAIALLVVTMLHIILGEMVPKNIALAGPETVATFVVPLHLLFVKVTNPIMQALNWIARHTLKLMGVEQKDELDSTVSPSELASMIQESRSEGLIAPEEANRLDKALSSSRRTLDEVLIPAADVHCIRQDGPRMKVAAVEKAVQETGYSRFPVTDTKGKWIGYVHVKDVLDNLVEPDGQLDTTDIRPLLEVKTGSSFDVAMRNMRRTSSHIAAVVDTNGQIIGMITLEDIIEELVGTVRDWTHD, translated from the coding sequence ATGGGTGACATTTGGGCCATAGTTTTCGCCGTCTTCCTGTTGGCGCTCAACGGGTATTTCGTGGCGGTGGAGTTCGCGCTGATTTCCTCGCGCAGGGATCGCTTGGATTCGATGATCGCAGCGGGCAACAAGCGTGCCAAGAGGGTGCTTTACGCCAGCGAGCACCTGTCAATCATGCTGGCGGGGGCGCAGTTCGGCATCACGATTGCCTCGCTGTTGCTGGGTAAGGTCGGCGAGCCCGCGATCGCGCACCTCATCGAGGCACCATTTGAAGCTCTAGGCCTGCCACCGGAGCTGCTGCACCCGGTGAGCTTCGCGATTGCCCTGCTGGTCGTAACGATGCTGCACATCATCCTGGGTGAGATGGTTCCAAAGAACATCGCGTTGGCGGGCCCAGAAACCGTGGCGACGTTCGTGGTGCCGCTACACCTTTTGTTCGTTAAGGTCACGAACCCAATCATGCAGGCGCTGAACTGGATCGCGCGCCATACGCTCAAGCTGATGGGCGTAGAGCAGAAGGACGAGCTGGACTCCACCGTCTCCCCCTCCGAACTGGCCAGCATGATCCAGGAGTCCCGCTCCGAGGGGCTGATCGCCCCGGAAGAGGCCAACCGTCTGGACAAGGCCCTAAGCTCCTCGCGCCGAACACTGGATGAGGTGCTGATCCCCGCGGCCGACGTGCATTGCATCCGGCAGGACGGTCCGCGGATGAAGGTCGCGGCCGTGGAGAAGGCGGTGCAGGAGACGGGCTATTCCCGCTTCCCCGTCACAGATACCAAGGGAAAGTGGATCGGCTACGTCCACGTCAAGGACGTATTGGACAACCTGGTGGAGCCCGACGGCCAGTTGGATACCACGGACATCCGCCCCTTACTGGAGGTCAAGACTGGCTCCAGCTTCGATGTAGCGATGCGCAACATGCGGCGTACCTCCAGCCACATCGCCGCGGTAGTGGATACAAATGGGCAGATTATCGGCATGATCACGCTGGAGGACATCATCGAAGAACTCGTCGGCACTGTCCGCGACTGGACCCATGACTGA
- a CDS encoding class I SAM-dependent methyltransferase → MTSPYIDEERWPRLVAAPHSRFMGRRAEAVTARMEALLSSHGIALDAGTVPHMVVRDGQVIDRVVADGWLGLAEGYMAGEWTAEPLPEVLGALMDQPFEGKFGEFFARKAPKRRGPVPGELPEALVELYAGATRATGAAQFSSASRTSAHENGIDFTWFGEPDPVERLDLDDAQRRRIITMLDEAEVGPGDRVLEMPSSGGQLAAQAAKRGARVDVLTSDEDHADAVRARVHTAGVGGAVNVEVIAGPVPSPRQWSGRYEAIFSVERMETLGLGGLSHYLKAVDRMLSDDGLAVIQSIIATDEMRETARESLDVMRAYVWPALEYPTVQQVREVAAEHTQLTVVAENNLSAHLRATLPLWRANFLSRERQAAAAGFDPVFRHLWDYQLALHEALATAEDIGCVQFVLAPK, encoded by the coding sequence ATGACGTCTCCGTACATCGACGAGGAACGCTGGCCGCGCCTGGTTGCTGCCCCGCACTCTCGTTTTATGGGTCGCCGGGCCGAGGCCGTCACCGCGCGCATGGAAGCGCTACTTTCTTCTCACGGAATTGCTTTGGACGCCGGCACGGTGCCGCACATGGTCGTTCGGGACGGCCAGGTGATCGATCGGGTGGTCGCCGACGGCTGGTTGGGGCTGGCAGAGGGCTACATGGCCGGGGAGTGGACCGCTGAACCTCTCCCGGAGGTTCTTGGAGCCTTGATGGATCAGCCTTTCGAGGGGAAGTTTGGGGAGTTTTTCGCCCGCAAGGCCCCGAAGCGCCGCGGTCCTGTCCCGGGGGAGCTACCGGAGGCTCTTGTAGAGCTGTACGCCGGCGCCACCCGCGCGACGGGGGCTGCCCAGTTCAGCAGCGCTTCTCGCACCAGTGCTCACGAAAACGGAATCGACTTCACCTGGTTTGGCGAGCCGGATCCTGTGGAGCGCCTAGATCTGGACGACGCTCAGCGCCGCCGCATTATCACCATGCTCGACGAGGCTGAGGTTGGCCCCGGCGACCGCGTGTTGGAGATGCCATCTTCTGGTGGTCAGCTGGCTGCGCAGGCCGCCAAACGTGGCGCCCGCGTGGACGTTCTGACCAGCGACGAGGACCACGCGGACGCCGTGCGCGCCCGAGTCCACACCGCCGGTGTCGGGGGAGCGGTGAACGTGGAGGTCATCGCCGGGCCGGTGCCCTCCCCGCGCCAGTGGTCCGGTCGCTACGAGGCAATCTTTTCCGTCGAGCGGATGGAAACCCTGGGGCTCGGGGGTTTGAGCCACTACCTCAAGGCCGTCGACCGCATGCTCTCCGACGACGGGCTGGCCGTGATCCAGTCGATCATCGCCACCGACGAGATGCGTGAGACCGCCCGCGAATCCCTGGACGTCATGCGCGCCTATGTCTGGCCCGCCCTGGAGTACCCCACCGTCCAGCAGGTCCGCGAGGTCGCGGCCGAGCACACCCAACTCACCGTCGTCGCGGAGAACAACCTCAGCGCCCACCTGCGCGCGACGTTGCCACTGTGGCGTGCGAACTTCCTCTCCCGCGAGCGCCAGGCCGCGGCCGCCGGTTTCGACCCGGTGTTCCGCCACCTCTGGGACTACCAGCTGGCTCTCCACGAGGCACTGGCCACCGCCGAGGACATCGGGTGCGTCCAATTCGTCCTCGCCCCGAAGTAG
- the gndA gene encoding NADP-dependent phosphogluconate dehydrogenase has translation MTTAEGTAQIGVVGLAVMGSNIARNFANNGHTVAVYNRTTAKTDKFMEDFGETGNFVPAETIADFVKSLERPRRALIMVQAGAGTDAVISQLAEEMDEGDIIIDGGNALYTDTIRREAEMSERGLNFVGAGISGGEEGALNGPAIMPGGPAESWEALGPLLESVAAKVDGTPCVTHIGPDGAGHFVKMVHNGIEYADMQVIGEAYQLLRYGAGMEPAEIAEVFKTWNEGDLDSYLIEITAEVLSQTDEKTGKPLIDVIVDSAGQKGTGRWTVKAALDLGIPTTGIGEAVFARALSGAREQRDATIGNLPSGELSTLDVPKEEFIEDVRRALYASKLVAYAQGFDEIKAGSDEHKWGVDPRDLATIWRGGCIIRAKFLNRIREAYDANAELPSLLLDPYFKGELGGLIDSWRRVVILATQLGQPVPVFASSLSYYDSLRAERLSAALIQGQRDYFGAHTYRRTDREGSFHTLWSGDRSEVEA, from the coding sequence ATGACTACTGCTGAAGGAACCGCCCAAATTGGTGTTGTTGGACTGGCCGTTATGGGCTCCAACATCGCCCGGAACTTTGCCAACAATGGCCACACCGTGGCCGTCTACAACCGCACCACTGCGAAGACCGACAAGTTCATGGAGGACTTCGGCGAGACCGGCAACTTCGTTCCCGCGGAGACGATCGCCGATTTCGTTAAGTCGCTGGAGCGGCCCCGTCGCGCCCTGATCATGGTGCAGGCAGGTGCTGGTACTGACGCCGTCATTTCCCAGCTCGCCGAGGAAATGGACGAAGGCGACATCATCATTGATGGTGGTAATGCTCTGTACACCGACACGATCCGCCGCGAGGCTGAAATGTCCGAGCGTGGCCTGAACTTTGTCGGCGCCGGCATTTCCGGTGGTGAAGAAGGCGCGCTGAACGGACCGGCTATCATGCCCGGTGGCCCGGCGGAATCCTGGGAGGCCCTGGGGCCGCTGCTGGAGTCCGTGGCCGCGAAAGTTGACGGCACCCCGTGTGTGACGCACATCGGCCCCGATGGCGCGGGCCACTTCGTGAAGATGGTGCACAACGGCATCGAGTACGCTGACATGCAGGTAATCGGCGAGGCCTACCAGCTGCTGCGCTACGGCGCGGGGATGGAGCCGGCGGAGATCGCAGAGGTATTCAAGACCTGGAACGAGGGCGACCTCGATTCCTACCTGATCGAAATCACCGCGGAGGTTCTCTCCCAGACCGATGAGAAGACCGGCAAGCCGCTGATCGACGTCATTGTCGACTCCGCCGGCCAGAAGGGCACCGGGCGCTGGACCGTGAAGGCAGCTCTGGACCTGGGCATTCCGACCACCGGCATCGGTGAGGCCGTGTTCGCCCGCGCGCTGTCCGGCGCCCGCGAGCAGCGCGACGCCACCATCGGCAACCTGCCTAGCGGCGAGCTATCCACCCTGGACGTGCCGAAGGAAGAGTTCATCGAGGACGTCCGCCGCGCACTGTACGCCTCCAAGCTGGTGGCATACGCGCAGGGCTTTGACGAGATCAAGGCCGGCTCCGACGAGCACAAGTGGGGTGTGGACCCCCGCGACCTGGCCACCATCTGGCGCGGCGGCTGCATCATCCGCGCGAAGTTCCTGAACCGCATCCGCGAGGCCTACGATGCGAACGCAGAGCTGCCGTCCCTGCTGCTGGATCCGTACTTCAAGGGTGAGCTGGGTGGCCTGATCGACTCCTGGCGCCGTGTGGTCATCCTGGCCACCCAGCTGGGACAGCCGGTGCCGGTGTTTGCGTCTTCCCTGTCCTACTACGACTCTCTGCGTGCAGAGCGCCTGTCGGCGGCTCTGATTCAGGGCCAGCGTGATTACTTCGGCGCCCACACCTACCGACGTACCGACCGCGAGGGCTCTTTCCACACCCTCTGGTCTGGGGACCGTAGCGAGGTTGAAGCGTAA
- a CDS encoding NAD(P)/FAD-dependent oxidoreductase: MTSTSNRHHVVIIGAGFGGLFAAKKFKNENVQVTIVDRTNHHLFQPLLYQVATGILSEGEIAPSIRQILADQDNVRVVKGEVRNVDINEQTVTADLGGTDAVLKYDSLILAAGAGQSYFGNEQFAEFAPGMKSVDDALEIRARVTGAFERAEITNDPEARKRLLTFVVVGAGPTGVELAGQLAEMSHRTLRDEFREIDTEDTRILLIDGGSQVLAPFGKRLGRKAARRLEDLGVEIILNSLVTDVSKEGVRYKDMKTEEEFFVPSYAKIWSAGVAASPLGKHVAEQAGIEVDRAGRVPVNDDLTLGEHRNIFIVGDMMSKDRLPGVAQVAMQGGQYAANTILDEVNNGTAPEGRVPFSYFDKGSMAIVSRFNAVVKMNKAEVSGFFGWVMWLVLHLLYMVGFRNRAVAAFSWGLNSVSRRRWQLVATRQQLHARNAIRKLRDLEDKESIRSIEVRDNLRFGEGRDTRAVSD, translated from the coding sequence ATGACCAGCACATCAAACCGCCACCACGTCGTAATCATCGGCGCGGGCTTCGGCGGACTGTTTGCGGCTAAGAAGTTCAAAAACGAGAACGTCCAGGTCACGATCGTCGACCGGACGAACCACCACCTGTTCCAGCCGCTGCTTTACCAAGTTGCGACCGGCATCCTCTCCGAGGGCGAGATCGCCCCGTCCATCCGCCAGATCCTGGCGGACCAGGACAACGTCCGCGTGGTCAAGGGCGAAGTCCGCAACGTGGACATCAACGAGCAGACCGTCACCGCCGACCTGGGCGGAACCGATGCCGTACTGAAGTACGACTCGCTCATCCTGGCGGCCGGCGCTGGCCAGTCCTACTTTGGCAACGAGCAGTTCGCTGAATTCGCGCCGGGCATGAAGTCCGTCGATGATGCGCTGGAGATCCGCGCCCGCGTGACCGGCGCCTTCGAGCGCGCCGAGATCACCAACGACCCAGAGGCCCGCAAGCGCCTGCTGACCTTCGTAGTCGTCGGCGCGGGCCCGACCGGCGTGGAGCTGGCCGGCCAGCTGGCCGAGATGTCCCACCGCACCCTGCGCGACGAGTTCCGCGAGATCGACACGGAGGACACCCGCATTCTGCTGATCGACGGTGGCTCGCAGGTGCTGGCGCCTTTCGGCAAGCGCCTAGGCCGCAAGGCCGCCCGCCGCCTGGAGGACTTGGGCGTGGAAATCATCCTCAACTCCCTGGTCACCGACGTGTCCAAGGAGGGTGTGCGATACAAGGACATGAAGACCGAGGAGGAGTTCTTCGTACCCTCCTACGCCAAGATCTGGTCCGCTGGCGTGGCTGCTTCCCCGCTGGGCAAGCACGTGGCCGAGCAGGCCGGCATCGAGGTCGACCGTGCGGGTCGCGTGCCGGTGAACGACGACCTGACCCTGGGCGAGCACCGCAATATCTTCATCGTCGGTGACATGATGAGCAAGGATCGCCTGCCGGGTGTGGCCCAGGTGGCCATGCAGGGTGGCCAGTATGCGGCCAACACCATCCTGGATGAGGTCAACAACGGCACCGCCCCCGAGGGCCGCGTTCCGTTTAGCTACTTCGACAAGGGCTCCATGGCCATCGTCTCCCGCTTCAACGCAGTGGTGAAGATGAACAAGGCCGAGGTCTCCGGTTTCTTCGGCTGGGTCATGTGGCTGGTGCTGCACCTGCTGTACATGGTTGGCTTCCGCAACCGTGCGGTTGCAGCCTTCAGCTGGGGCCTGAACTCCGTATCCCGTCGCCGCTGGCAGCTCGTAGCAACCCGCCAGCAGCTGCACGCCCGCAACGCGATCCGCAAGCTGCGCGACCTGGAGGACAAGGAAAGCATCCGCTCCATCGAGGTGCGCGACAACCTGCGCTTTGGCGAGGGCCGCGACACCCGCGCGGTATCCGACTAG
- a CDS encoding DEAD/DEAH box helicase: MSRSEFGKLGLDDCITKELSAEGITKPFPIQAAAIPAAVEGRDVLGRGPTGSGKTFTFGLPMIQRLRRGASKPKKPRGVVLVPTRELATQVRSRLDPIANAAGQRLLEVVGGVKIQRNITALARPVDILVATPGRALDLLGQGMLDFSEVKTVAIDEADQMADMGFLPQVTKLLDRMPKQAQHLLFSATLDGDVQVLVDKYMRDPVTHSTGEATASVDTMRHLLGVVESHEERNELVVAIGKLRKRTVMFMRTKYAVDRQVKKLVRAGVPAVGIHGNKGQNTRQAALEGFTQGKNTVLVATDIAARGIDVKDVELVVHIDPPAEHKAYVHRAGRTARAGASGTVVTLSYADQQADTKKMMAKAGVHPTVLPGAKLVAELKKI, translated from the coding sequence TTGTCCCGATCAGAGTTCGGAAAGCTCGGGCTGGATGATTGCATCACCAAAGAGCTTTCCGCCGAGGGAATAACCAAGCCCTTCCCGATTCAAGCGGCCGCCATCCCCGCGGCCGTCGAGGGACGAGATGTTCTCGGCCGCGGGCCAACAGGTTCCGGCAAGACATTCACATTCGGGCTGCCGATGATTCAGCGGCTGAGGCGGGGGGCGTCCAAACCTAAAAAACCGCGTGGTGTGGTGCTAGTGCCGACCAGAGAGCTGGCGACACAGGTGCGCTCGCGGCTGGACCCGATTGCAAACGCGGCCGGTCAGCGGCTGCTTGAGGTCGTCGGCGGGGTGAAGATTCAGCGGAATATCACGGCGCTGGCCAGGCCCGTGGACATTTTGGTGGCCACTCCGGGGCGCGCCCTGGATCTGCTGGGGCAAGGCATGCTCGACTTTTCCGAAGTGAAGACCGTGGCCATCGATGAGGCCGACCAGATGGCCGACATGGGCTTTTTGCCGCAGGTGACCAAGCTCCTAGATCGCATGCCCAAACAGGCACAACACCTACTGTTTTCCGCCACGCTGGACGGCGACGTTCAGGTGTTGGTGGATAAGTACATGCGGGACCCAGTGACTCACTCTACGGGCGAGGCCACCGCCAGTGTGGACACGATGCGCCACCTGCTGGGCGTGGTGGAAAGCCACGAAGAGCGCAACGAACTGGTCGTGGCGATTGGAAAGCTGCGGAAGCGCACTGTCATGTTCATGCGCACCAAATACGCTGTGGACCGGCAGGTCAAGAAGCTGGTGCGCGCGGGAGTGCCCGCCGTGGGGATCCACGGAAACAAGGGGCAGAACACCCGCCAAGCGGCGTTGGAGGGCTTTACCCAAGGCAAGAACACCGTGTTGGTGGCCACCGACATTGCCGCCCGCGGGATCGACGTGAAGGACGTCGAGCTGGTCGTGCACATCGACCCGCCTGCCGAGCACAAGGCGTATGTCCACCGGGCGGGGCGCACTGCTCGCGCCGGAGCCAGCGGTACAGTGGTAACACTTTCCTATGCAGACCAGCAAGCCGATACCAAAAAGATGATGGCCAAGGCCGGAGTGCACCCAACAGTGCTACCAGGTGCCAAGTTGGTCGCCGAGCTGAAGAAGATTTAG
- a CDS encoding MerR family transcriptional regulator, translating to MQDALFDVHGPDDEVGYRVPIACQVAGITYRQLDYWARTKLVQPSIRNAAGSGSQRLYSFRDILVLKIVKGLLDTGISLQNIRKAVEKLENLGVDDLAGITLVSDGHTVYECRSSEEVIDLLNGGQGVFGIAVPGLMKELTGTITAFPSEKVVQDAAIDELAERRRRRMA from the coding sequence ATGCAGGATGCCCTTTTCGACGTCCATGGCCCCGACGACGAGGTCGGCTACCGCGTACCGATCGCCTGCCAAGTCGCCGGCATCACCTACCGTCAGCTGGACTACTGGGCCCGCACAAAGCTGGTTCAACCCAGCATCCGTAACGCCGCTGGTTCCGGCTCCCAGCGCCTTTACTCCTTCCGCGACATTTTGGTGCTGAAGATCGTGAAGGGCCTGCTGGATACCGGCATTTCCCTGCAGAACATCCGCAAGGCTGTAGAAAAGCTGGAGAACTTGGGCGTCGATGACCTCGCCGGCATCACCCTTGTCTCCGACGGCCACACTGTCTACGAGTGCCGTTCCTCCGAAGAAGTCATTGACCTCCTCAACGGCGGCCAGGGCGTGTTCGGCATTGCAGTCCCGGGACTGATGAAGGAACTCACCGGCACGATTACCGCCTTCCCGTCTGAGAAGGTTGTGCAGGACGCTGCCATCGACGAGCTGGCCGAGCGTCGCCGTCGCCGTATGGCCTAG
- a CDS encoding FAD-binding dehydrogenase produces the protein MTTPTNPDVIIVGAGLAGLVAAYEAQKSGLKVLILDQENRNNLGGQAFWSLGGLFYVGSPEQKLMGVKDSEELAWRDWENSAQFDDSQNDYWPRRWGREYVRFAATEKRDYLKALGLNVLPTVGWAERGSGDASGHGNSVPRFHLTWGTGPEVVRVFREPIEAAEAEGKVEFRFRHQVDELIVENDAVVGVRGSVLEPSDLDRGVASSRKTVGEFELRARAVVVTSGGIGGNLDLVRRAWPTDQWGPVPNDMVTGVPAHVDGRMIQISESAGANLVNTDRMWAYTEGMKNWNSIWPGHGIRIIPGPSSLWIDATGKRFPSNIIPGGDTIATMKHLGTTGHSYSWFILNKTIADKEFIFSGSEQNPDLTIKKVKNLLSKVGPGTHPAVKAFMDHGEDWVVADDLGSLVEGMNAIADDDAPALDVHDLRRIIEDRDSQVDNNFSKDAQINYIRTARGYLGDKIVRCAAPHRLLDESKGPLIAVKLHVLTRKTLGGIETDLSGRCLRTDGSVLPGLYAAGEVAGFGGGGMHGKNALEGTFLGGCIHSGKRVGENLKATIAQL, from the coding sequence GTGACTACTCCCACGAATCCCGATGTCATCATCGTCGGCGCCGGCCTGGCCGGCCTCGTCGCCGCCTACGAGGCGCAGAAGTCGGGTCTGAAGGTCCTGATCCTGGACCAGGAAAACCGTAACAACCTGGGCGGACAGGCATTCTGGTCGCTCGGTGGCCTGTTCTACGTGGGCAGCCCCGAGCAGAAGCTGATGGGAGTCAAGGATTCCGAGGAGCTCGCCTGGCGCGACTGGGAGAACTCCGCGCAGTTTGATGATTCCCAAAACGACTACTGGCCCCGCCGCTGGGGCCGCGAGTACGTCCGATTCGCCGCCACGGAGAAGCGCGACTACCTCAAGGCCCTCGGCCTCAACGTGTTGCCCACCGTCGGCTGGGCCGAGCGCGGTTCCGGAGACGCCAGTGGCCACGGCAACTCCGTGCCCCGCTTCCACCTGACTTGGGGCACTGGGCCGGAGGTCGTGCGCGTCTTCCGCGAGCCCATCGAGGCCGCGGAGGCGGAAGGCAAGGTCGAGTTCCGCTTCCGCCACCAGGTCGACGAGCTGATCGTAGAAAATGACGCCGTCGTCGGCGTACGCGGCAGCGTGCTGGAACCGAGCGATCTGGACCGCGGCGTGGCGTCATCTAGAAAGACCGTAGGGGAGTTCGAGCTGCGCGCACGTGCCGTTGTCGTAACCTCCGGCGGCATCGGCGGCAACCTCGACCTGGTGCGTCGCGCGTGGCCGACCGACCAGTGGGGGCCGGTGCCGAACGACATGGTCACCGGCGTGCCCGCGCACGTCGACGGCCGCATGATTCAGATCTCCGAAAGCGCTGGCGCAAACCTTGTGAACACCGACCGCATGTGGGCCTACACGGAAGGTATGAAGAACTGGAACTCCATCTGGCCCGGCCACGGCATCCGCATCATCCCTGGACCTTCTTCCCTGTGGATTGACGCGACCGGCAAGCGCTTCCCAAGCAACATCATTCCGGGCGGCGACACGATCGCCACCATGAAGCACCTCGGTACCACGGGCCACAGTTACTCCTGGTTCATCCTGAACAAGACTATCGCCGACAAGGAGTTCATCTTCTCCGGCTCCGAGCAGAACCCGGATCTCACGATCAAGAAGGTCAAGAACTTGCTCTCCAAGGTCGGCCCCGGCACTCACCCCGCAGTGAAGGCCTTCATGGATCACGGCGAGGACTGGGTGGTCGCCGACGACCTGGGATCCCTGGTCGAGGGCATGAACGCCATCGCAGACGACGACGCTCCCGCCCTCGACGTCCACGACCTGCGTCGCATCATCGAGGACCGCGACTCGCAGGTGGACAACAACTTCAGCAAGGATGCGCAGATCAATTACATCCGCACTGCCCGCGGTTACTTGGGCGACAAGATCGTCCGCTGTGCCGCCCCGCACCGCCTGCTCGACGAGTCCAAGGGACCGCTGATCGCCGTCAAGCTGCACGTGCTGACCCGTAAGACGCTCGGCGGCATCGAGACCGACCTTTCCGGTCGTTGCCTGCGCACCGATGGCTCGGTTCTGCCTGGCCTGTACGCAGCCGGCGAAGTTGCTGGCTTCGGCGGTGGCGGCATGCACGGAAAGAACGCCCTCGAAGGCACCTTCCTGGGTGGCTGCATCCACTCCGGCAAGCGCGTCGGCGAAAACCTGAAGGCGACCATTGCTCAGCTCTAA